Proteins from one Cicer arietinum cultivar CDC Frontier isolate Library 1 chromosome 3, Cicar.CDCFrontier_v2.0, whole genome shotgun sequence genomic window:
- the LOC101501753 gene encoding protein RIK isoform X2, whose amino-acid sequence MTEDSSVRVSSSEEASQTRQRKKRKWDQPAESLVPVGMSVPGVLPLSNAVPLGGVAFPGVTPVISGALFTNPLAAAVMLQQQNSSSVTAQKLNQQKIQDELVIAREIVINDAESSIRYKLTKRQTQEEIQRCTGTIVITRGKYRPPNAPLDGEKPLYLHISAGAHIKDTAERILVVDRAAAMIEEMLRQGQNSQSVSSASPSPLANGVKVLCTCVFLGFDADPSWNIVARIRGPNDQYINHIMNETGATVILKGSGSGNDEGSNGEEEQQPMHLFLSSNNAKSLEDAKYLAENLLDTISMECGASRVSSCKVYSAVPPPQQVYTAAPPPQQVYTAVPSPQQVYSGPSLSKQISTAISPPQQVYSAVPPPHQLMGGVQSFGIDREASTGAGTSSMSSTAVLTPVPPASLVGVPSVITAITSGTTQQSTGYLSLGPQANMIGYTPPLVSGGTSYIGYGGIYPQATPLQQVALALKHSPPVASTVAPTTSASNREFKSTTSSDYEKEDKRPPQRRKFQELPVVSKSTKLNQVFSLTFYEANMLTLDLSVGPLVCMFDRVFSFLGFTCGFTINALASPNIILIFLFIV is encoded by the exons ATGACGGAGGATAGCAGCGTTAGGGTTTCTTCTTCCGAAGAAGCTTCGCAAACAAGACAGAG aaaaaagagaaaatgggATCAACCAGCAGAGTCATTGGTACCAGTTGGGATGTCAGTCCCTGGAGTTCTCCCTTTGAGCAATGCTGTGCCACTTGGTGGGGTTGCATTTCCAGGTGTGACTCCAGTGATCTCGGGTGCTCTTTTCACAAATCCATTGGCAGCTGCAGTCATGCTTCAGCAGCAAAACAGCTCTTCCGTAACTGCCCAAAAATTGAATCAA cAAAAGATCCAAGATGAGTTGGTAATTGCTCGAGAAATCGTCATAAATGATGCAGAATCTTCTATTCGTTACAAGTTGACAAAACGTCAAACACAAGAGGAG ATCCAGAGGTGCACTGGTACTATAGTTATAACTAG GGGAAAGTATCGACCGCCCAATGCGCCACTCGATGGAGAGAAGCCATTGTATCTCCACATCTCTGCTGGAGCTCAT ATAAAAGATACGGCGGAGCGAATTTTAGTTGTTGATCGTGCTGCTGCGATGATTGAAGAAATGCTAAGGCAGGGGCAAAATTCACAGTCAGTTTCCTCTGCCTCACCTTCACCTTTGGCTAATGGAGTAAAG GTACTGTGCACATGTGTGTTTTTGGGCTTTGATGCTGACCCATCATGGAACATTGTTGCCCGTATACGTGGACCAAAT GACCAGTATATAAATCACATTATGAATGAAACAGGAGCAACAGTAATACTGAAAGGAAGTGGTTCAGGAAACGATGAAGGCTCAAATGGAGAAG AAGAACAGCAGCCTATGCACCTGTTTTTGTCTAGTAACAATGCAAAAAGCCTTGAAGATGCTAAGTACTTGGCTGAAAATCTTTTGGATACAATAAGTATGGAATGTGGTGCTTCGag GGTTTCATCATGTAAAGTTTATAGTGCTGTTCCACCTCCACAGCAGGTATATACAGCTGCTCCACCTCCACAGCAGGTATATACGGCTGTTCCATCACCCCAGCAGGTTTATAGTGGCCCTTCTTTGTCCAAGCAGATTTCTACTGCCATTTCACCCCCACAACAAGTTTATAGTGCTGTTCCACCCCCACATCAGTTGATGGGTGGAGTTCAGAGTTTTGGAATTGATCGAGAGGCAAGCACAGGCGCAGGCACTAGTTCAATGTCATCAACTGCAGTTTTGACACCAGTTCCTCCAGCTTCCTTGGTTGGAGTGCCTAGTGTCATCACTGCCATCACTTCAGGGACTACACAACAATCTACAGGATATCTAAGCCTAGGTCCTCAAGCAAACATGATTGGTTACACTCCTCCTTTAGTATCAGGTGGCACTAGCTATATTGGATATGGTGGAATATATCCTCAAGCTACCCCATTGCAACAAGTTGCCCTTGCCCTGAAACACTCGCCTCCCGTTGCTTCAACCGTTGCTCCCACAACGTCAGCATCAAACAGAGAATTCAAATCAACCACAAGCTCTGATTATGAAAAAGAGGATAAACGGCCACCTCAGAGGCGGAAGTTTCAAGAATTACCAGTTGTTTCGAAGAGCACAAAACTCAATCAG GTATTTTCTCTGACCTTCTATGAAGCTAATATGCTGACACTGGACCTGTCTGTTGGGCCGTTGGTTTGTATGTTTGACAGGGTTTTCAGTTTTTTAGGGTTTACATGTGGCTTCACAATAAATGCCCTTGCCAGTCCAaacattattctgatttttctcTTCATTGTTTAA
- the LOC101501753 gene encoding protein RIK isoform X1, which translates to MTEDSSVRVSSSEEASQTRQRKKRKWDQPAESLVPVGMSVPGVLPLSNAVPLGGVAFPGVTPVISGALFTNPLAAAVMLQQQNSSSVTAQKLNQQKIQDELVIAREIVINDAESSIRYKLTKRQTQEEIQRCTGTIVITRGKYRPPNAPLDGEKPLYLHISAGAHIKDTAERILVVDRAAAMIEEMLRQGQNSQSVSSASPSPLANGVKVLCTCVFLGFDADPSWNIVARIRGPNDQYINHIMNETGATVILKGSGSGNDEGSNGEEEQQPMHLFLSSNNAKSLEDAKYLAENLLDTISMECGASRVSSCKVYSAVPPPQQVYTAAPPPQQVYTAVPSPQQVYSGPSLSKQISTAISPPQQVYSAVPPPHQLMGGVQSFGIDREASTGAGTSSMSSTAVLTPVPPASLVGVPSVITAITSGTTQQSTGYLSLGPQANMIGYTPPLVSGGTSYIGYGGIYPQATPLQQVALALKHSPPVASTVAPTTSASNREFKSTTSSDYEKEDKRPPQRRKFQELPVVSKSTKLNQGSELLKPNKRSDDLVVRNISTMPAPKKLIQPPSSGILPPPPRKMPPPPPPQRTMPPPPPPPKFYDRTDVKVQDKSNNLLKTKSDAVPDTLVKLMEYGDDDDDDLDDSNEEMLPRTIQANGIQKPFWAL; encoded by the exons ATGACGGAGGATAGCAGCGTTAGGGTTTCTTCTTCCGAAGAAGCTTCGCAAACAAGACAGAG aaaaaagagaaaatgggATCAACCAGCAGAGTCATTGGTACCAGTTGGGATGTCAGTCCCTGGAGTTCTCCCTTTGAGCAATGCTGTGCCACTTGGTGGGGTTGCATTTCCAGGTGTGACTCCAGTGATCTCGGGTGCTCTTTTCACAAATCCATTGGCAGCTGCAGTCATGCTTCAGCAGCAAAACAGCTCTTCCGTAACTGCCCAAAAATTGAATCAA cAAAAGATCCAAGATGAGTTGGTAATTGCTCGAGAAATCGTCATAAATGATGCAGAATCTTCTATTCGTTACAAGTTGACAAAACGTCAAACACAAGAGGAG ATCCAGAGGTGCACTGGTACTATAGTTATAACTAG GGGAAAGTATCGACCGCCCAATGCGCCACTCGATGGAGAGAAGCCATTGTATCTCCACATCTCTGCTGGAGCTCAT ATAAAAGATACGGCGGAGCGAATTTTAGTTGTTGATCGTGCTGCTGCGATGATTGAAGAAATGCTAAGGCAGGGGCAAAATTCACAGTCAGTTTCCTCTGCCTCACCTTCACCTTTGGCTAATGGAGTAAAG GTACTGTGCACATGTGTGTTTTTGGGCTTTGATGCTGACCCATCATGGAACATTGTTGCCCGTATACGTGGACCAAAT GACCAGTATATAAATCACATTATGAATGAAACAGGAGCAACAGTAATACTGAAAGGAAGTGGTTCAGGAAACGATGAAGGCTCAAATGGAGAAG AAGAACAGCAGCCTATGCACCTGTTTTTGTCTAGTAACAATGCAAAAAGCCTTGAAGATGCTAAGTACTTGGCTGAAAATCTTTTGGATACAATAAGTATGGAATGTGGTGCTTCGag GGTTTCATCATGTAAAGTTTATAGTGCTGTTCCACCTCCACAGCAGGTATATACAGCTGCTCCACCTCCACAGCAGGTATATACGGCTGTTCCATCACCCCAGCAGGTTTATAGTGGCCCTTCTTTGTCCAAGCAGATTTCTACTGCCATTTCACCCCCACAACAAGTTTATAGTGCTGTTCCACCCCCACATCAGTTGATGGGTGGAGTTCAGAGTTTTGGAATTGATCGAGAGGCAAGCACAGGCGCAGGCACTAGTTCAATGTCATCAACTGCAGTTTTGACACCAGTTCCTCCAGCTTCCTTGGTTGGAGTGCCTAGTGTCATCACTGCCATCACTTCAGGGACTACACAACAATCTACAGGATATCTAAGCCTAGGTCCTCAAGCAAACATGATTGGTTACACTCCTCCTTTAGTATCAGGTGGCACTAGCTATATTGGATATGGTGGAATATATCCTCAAGCTACCCCATTGCAACAAGTTGCCCTTGCCCTGAAACACTCGCCTCCCGTTGCTTCAACCGTTGCTCCCACAACGTCAGCATCAAACAGAGAATTCAAATCAACCACAAGCTCTGATTATGAAAAAGAGGATAAACGGCCACCTCAGAGGCGGAAGTTTCAAGAATTACCAGTTGTTTCGAAGAGCACAAAACTCAATCAG GGGTCGGAACTTCTAAAACCTAACAAACGATCTGATGACTTGGTTGTGAGGAATATATCGACTATGCCTGCTCCTAAGAAGTTGATCCAGCCACCGTCCAGTGGAATTCTACCACCCCCACCAAGAAAAATGCCTCCACCACCTCCTCCACAAAGAACTATGCCCCCACCACCTCCTCCACCTAAGTTTTATGATCGAACTGACGTTAAAGTACAAGACAAGAGCAATAATTTACTGAAGACAAAATCTGATGCAGTTCCTG ATACTTTGGTCAAGCTAATGGAATATGGGgacgatgatgatgatgacctAGACGATTCAAATGAGGAAATGCTTCCTCGCACCATCCAAGCAAATGGGATTCAAAAGCCTTTCTGGGCTTTATGA
- the LOC113785450 gene encoding uncharacterized protein, producing MLKLVDNEKKSAMRYIYAAMIKTKEDIRKAFNEQASKYIYVFAIIDERCKCQLHHSLHAASYYLNPKYFYSKPEIENDTILMGGLHLCIETLSESHQMSDMTTTQLAEYKIVNGLFGLGGAIRQRATLAPDEWWKTYEAQTPLLQLLAIKVLSLTCSSSGCERNWSTFEHIHSRKRSNLEHKRLEDLVFVKYNQALKECYDCRDVIDPIVLNDDNDYINEFELGDLGEDGEPIEELVYVGDNLTWTDVANASGANEPVVYTRRATKEKAAASASKTIAQEAISKEVVVEEDVEPIYVEDDEDEENEKYIERSS from the exons ATGTTAAAACTTGTTGATAATGAGAAAAAATCTGCAATGAGATACATATATGCAGCAATGATCAAGACCAAAGAGGATATTCGAAAAGCTTTCAATGAACAAGCAAGCAAGTACATATATGTATTTGCAATCATTGATGAAAGGTGTAAATGTCAACTTCATCATTCATTGCATGCTGCAAGCTACTACCTAAACCCGAAGTATTTTTATAGCAAACCAGAAATTGAGAATGATACCATATTGATGGGAGGTCTTCACTTATGCATCGAAACACTTAGTGAAAGTCATCAAATGAGTGACATGACTACAACACAGTTGGCGGAATATAAGATTGTTAATGGTCTATTTGGATTGGGTGGAGCAATAAGACAAAGGGCAACATTAGCTCCCG ATGAGTGGTGGAAGACTTATGAAGCACAAACTCCATTGTTGCAATTATTGGCCATTAAAGTGTTGAGTTTGACATGCAGTTCTTCAGGATGTGAGCGTAATTGGAGTACTTTTGAGCAT ATTCATTCCAGGAAGAGAAGTAACCTTGAGCATAAGAGGTTGGAAGACTTGGTTTTCGTTAAGTATAACCAGGCTTTGAAAGAGTGCTATGATTGTCGTGATGTGATTGATCCAATTGTCTTGAATGATGATAATGATTATATCAATGAATTTGAACTGGGAGACTTGGGGGAAGATGGTGAACCTATTGAAGAATTAGTTTATGTCGGTGATAATCTAACTTGGACTGATGTTGCCAATGCAAGTGGGGCTAATGAGCCGGTGGTCTACACTAGACGAGCAACAAAAGAAAAGGCAGCTGCAAGTGCATCTAAGACAATTGCACAAGAAGCAATATCAAAAGAAGTGGTGGTAGAAGAAGATGTTGAACCTAtttatgttgaagatgatgaggaTGAGGAGAACgaaaaatatattgaa AGGTCATCCTAG
- the LOC101508504 gene encoding uncharacterized protein, whose product MLEAVGNYGLHLKPPSYHELRVPLLEKELEYTNTLLIGHQLHRAKYECSIMSDGWTDRKNRTLINFLVNSTAGTMFVKSIDAYAYMKTVIKIFELLDNFVEEIGEQNIVQVVTDNGSNYVLVGKLLTTKKPHLFWTPCAAHCLYLMLEDIGKIAKVKTVIQKGISLVGFIYNHTLALNIMRKNTDNVELVRHRVTKFATTFLTLQRLHKQKTNLRKIFTSEEWLKSKAANDPKGKKATRIVFLTSFWNDIIYTLKVMGPLV is encoded by the coding sequence ATGTTGGAAGCAGTTGGAAACTACGGTCTTCATTTGAAACCTCCAAGCTATCATGAGTTGAGGGTTCCACTCCTTGAAAAAGAGTTGGAATATACAAACACTTTGTTGATTGGTCATCAATTGCATCGTGCAAAATACGAATGCTCAATTATGTCAGATGGTTGGACAGACAGAAAGAATAGGACTTTGATAAATTTCTTGGTGAATTCCACAGCAGGAACAATGTTTGTGAAGAGTATTGATGCTTATGCTTACATGAAGACTGTGATTAAGATATTTGAGCTATTGGACAATTTTGTTGAGGAGATTGGTGAGCAAAATATTGTGCAAGTGGTTACTGACAATGGAAGTAATTATGTATTGGTCGGTAAACTACTAACTACCAAGAAACCACACTTGTTTTGGACTCCGTGTGCTGCACATTGTCTATACCTGATGTTAGAAGATATTGGAAAGATTGCTAAGGTTAAAACAGTTATTCAAAAAGGGATTAGTCTCGTCGGCTTCATTTATAACCACACATTAGCGTTGAACATCATGAGGAAGAACACTGACAATGTTGAATTGGTTAGACATAGAGTCACAAAGTTTGCTACCACATTTCTTACTTTGCAAAGATTGCATAAACAAAAAACCAACCTTAGAAAGATTTTCACTTCAGAAGAATGGTTGAAGTCCAAGGCAGCTAACGATCCTAAGGGAAAGAAGGCAACTCGTATTGTATTTTTGACATCTTTTTGGAATGATATCATCTACACTCTTAAAGTTATGGGACCTCTTGTATAA
- the LOC101502290 gene encoding uncharacterized protein encodes MAFFGRIGKLLRNSAVKHINHDVSMSTPSVFQAIRSMSSAKLFVGGISYNTDDSSLQQHFSRYGEVLDAKVIMDRETGRSRGFAFITFATSEDASSALQAMDGQDLDGRRIRVNYATERSRPGFGGGGGGYGGGGGYGGGYGGGGGYGGGGFGGGGYGGSTYGRNDNNRGGSYGAPSSYGGGNAETSYPGGGGAANYQFNENSGDVASASGELSSNSSLGYGGQLGSNQDDGIGADKDEFIEPLEDNHVTEKENNDEPNDYAQTR; translated from the exons ATGGCATTCTTCGGTAGAATTGGAAAACTACTCCGAAATTCTGCTGTCAAGCACATCAATCATGATGTATCTATGTCTACTCCTTCGGTATTCCAAGCAATTAGATCAATGTCATCTGCAAAACTCTTTGTTGGAG GTATTTCATATAACACTGATGATAGTAGTCTTCAACAACATTTTTCTCGCTACGGAGAAGTACTTGATG CAAAGGTCATCATGGATCGTGAAACAGGCAGGTCCAGAGGTTTCGCTTTCATAACTTTTGCAACAAGCGAGGATGCATCTTCTGCCCTTCAGGCCATGGATGGCCAG GATCTTGATGGTCGGAGGATACGGGTGAACTATGCTACAGAAAGGTCGCGTCCTGGGTTTGGTGGTGGAGGTGGCGGCTATGGCGGCGGCGGCGGATATGGAGGTGGCTATGGAGGTGGAGGTGGCTATGGGGGTGGTGGCTTTGGCGGTGGTGGTTATGGTGGTAGTACATATGGACGTAATGATAATAACAGGGGTGGAAGCTATGGTGCCCCAAGCAGCTATGGTGGTGGCAATGCTGAGACTAGTTACCCTGGTGGTGGCGGTGCTGCTAATTACCAATTCAATGAAAATTCTGGTGATGTTGCCTCTGCTAGTGGTGAACTCAGCAGCAACTCTAGTTTGGGTTATGGTGGCCAACTTGGAAGCAACCAAGATGATGGAATCGGCGCAGATAAGGATGAATTCATTGAGCCACTTGAAGACAACCATGTGACGGAGAAGGAGAACAACGATGAACCCAATGACTACGCTCAGACCCGGTGA